Within the Peromyscus maniculatus bairdii isolate BWxNUB_F1_BW_parent chromosome 2, HU_Pman_BW_mat_3.1, whole genome shotgun sequence genome, the region CATTGGAAGCAAAACTGATGCGGTGTAAATGATTCAAATCAAAACAGAACAGCTGTCTGCTTGAAACACAttgacagcatttttttttaaaatgaatcagtCAGAAGTGAGAGTTCAACTCCAGAAGGCTTTGAGAAAAAGCCTGTCATCTCCACAACCCAGTTATGTGATAGAAAGCACCATAAGGAAAAGTCAATACAAAAATCTTGGTTACAAACGAGtaatatgaaaacattttaatatgcaTATTCATTGGAAAAGGTTCTAGATCAAAGCCCGACACACCACAACCCTCATCTTCAATGGTccttgcttcccccccccccccagacagggtttctctgtgtagttttggtgtcctggacctcactctgtagaccaggctagccttgaactcacagagatcctcctggctctaccttccgagtgctgggattaaaggcatgtgcaaccaccacctggcctgcTCTGAACTTTCTAAGTGTCAGCAAAGGACACATGCATTAAAGGCACAAAGGACCAGCTTGAAGTTGGGATTCAAACCCAAAACCTGAGCTCCCGACCACTATGGAACATGTcctccaaaacaaacagaaatccaCTTCCACCAGGTGGATGATCACCAGGTCATCGTTCTATATTTCAAGAGAGTTTTTGAAGTTTTCCACAAAtaattataagaaacacagtggcAAAAAATGAACCACAGACAAAAAAACCCTGAGACGCCCCCAAACTCCCACCTGAGTGCAAACAGAAAAGCATACCTTGAGTCGAGTCTCAGGGGTAACGCCTTTCACCTTCTCCTTCTGCAAGGTCTCTATCCTGGGTCTATTAAAGACCCTGCCTACTAGTTCTGGGGCCGTCTGCAAGTGGGTCGCAATATCAAACTGTTGAACTGAAATTCAAGATAATCTTTAAGGCACAGGTTGTCCCTAACACCATACAACGCACAGTGGCATGACAGACTGTCCCAGGCACTGTCAACATTTCATACCTTCCTTTTTGGTGTCAAAAAAGAATACGTGCTTATTCTGCTGCTTCCCCTGGAAATccagcaggtggagctctgattTCAGTCTTTCAATTTTCTAGAATAAGGAATATGGACTCTTTAAAGTGGCTTCTTCCGGAGTCTCAGAAATAAATCTTCAAGAACTTAGACATTTCACATTATCACTGTCAGCCAGCAAAgaattcatttcattctttttgatatttttagaCACTGACTTTCATCAAGGCATCATCACACGTTtgtcattatactttgttctcaatgatttcatctttttctttttctttcttttcttttcttttttctttttaattttttcaagacagggtttctctatgtagttctgcctgtcctggaactcactctgtaaactaggctagcctcgaactcagagatcctcctgcttctgcttcctgagtgctgggattaaaggtgtgcgccaccactgcaagGCAGGTTTCATTCTTTTCGATGAAAGcacttaaatttatttatcaaGCAGTAGACTAGGCATTCCACAAAactcaatatttaaaatatgacagAAATAAGCATTCTCAAGTTAACTGATCCATAACCATGGGACTAGAAGCTGGCAGAACCAGAATTTAGCCTACATCTGTCTCATTCTCAAAGCTGAACTTTATTCTGCCATGCTGATTATACTTCTAAATCATCATCACACCCAAACACACTGTAGACTGTGGAATCAGCTGATAACTTGACATTACAGAATCGTTTCCTCTGTTGTTATTTAAACCAGGGCCTCTATACTTagagcctctacctcccaagtgctggaattagaggtacaCACAACCACAACCTGCTGTGTCCTTTCTTAGTCAACCCACAGGAACACATCAGAACAGACTTAAAGGTCACCTTTGCTTCTGCGACCCTTTTCATCTCTATGTATTTGATGTCCTGAGTTCTCATCAGTTTCAGCTGCTCTGGTGTCActtcttccttgttctccttgATGAGATGAACTCCATCCTAAAAGTGAAGTTTAACAGATACAGCCTGTAGCAGAGTACGATCACAGTAAGCTGTCCGCATAATCCACatttaaaacaaagacatgagCTGTGTGCACACTAAGAGCAATCCAAGGCCTCAGGCCACTGACATTCACCTTGAACAGACAAGCCTCCATTCATTTATCCTTCAAACAAGAGGCTAGGGTGTAACTAAGGGGTACAGCACTTGGTCTAGCATGCAGAGATACTGGGTTCCATTTGtaataccaaaataaaaataaataggggaaaaaaaaaacaaaaaccagaatatGGTACAAAGGTAAGAGCATGCTGACCAAGAAAAGGACAGTCTGCCCTGCACCTCTCCCCAGGAGACCTGGTCCACGTGGAGAAGGGCCTCAAGGACACACTTCCTCACTCTGTCCCGCTCCCCATCCTTATTTCCAACACTTGGGGCTCTGAACCACTATTATCTGTTTTGTACTTACCTGGAGCTTAGCCCGAGTCATTTTATAGTAGAATTCATCTGGATTTTTCTCAAGAGCCTTCTTCCGGAGAGCTCTGAGGAAGTCTTGCTTTTTATGatagtcacttaaaaaaaaaaaaaaaaaaaaaaaaggagagattcattacaaaagaaggaaaaaaagaaaaactatctcCACAGATAAACTACATGCATTTAAAAGTTCATAAcctggccgggctgtggtggcgcatgccttagatcccagcactcagggaggcactgacaggcagatctctctgagttcgaggccagcctggtctaccaagtgagttccacgaagttatagagaaaccctgtctcaaaaaaaaagttcataacCTGGAGGCACGTCTGCTACCTCAACATttagggggctgaggcagaagaatcacaaattcAAAATCAATCTAACTTGAAGTGAGAGCttctttcaaaaaaacaaacaaaatccctcaAAGCAAATAAACCAATGAGAACCACAAAAACCAATGTTTAAGAAACCAGAATGTTCCATGGTCCACTGTCACCCATCAGGCTCCCTGTAAGACTCACAATCTTGAGTCCTCTGTTCCAATCATACCTAAAAGGAACTGTCTCCTTTACACATCTTAGTGCCACTTCAACCAGTACAAAAGGACACCAAGGAAAGCACAACTTGAAACTCCTTAGGAAGGCTGTAGTCCGAGCTTCAGCACCAAAGTCTCGCCATGACTTAGACACCGTTCGCTGCCATCCATACGGCAGAGCAGAAGAGGAATGACTTCTGCAGCCGTGCCATGTGGTTCTGGATCCAGACTCCACTACTTCTGGTTAAGTAACCCTGGGGAAGATGGATAACCATTCTAATcctaattttacatatcaaatgAGTCTAACAGTAACCTACCCCAAAggttgttgaaaaaaaaaatacacacacacacaaactctatATCCTAGAACACTGCCTGAcccaatcacagcactcagggctggggctatagctcactggtagagagcTTTCTTTCCAATGCATTAGaccctaggttcaaatcccatTTTCCACAACACCACAAAAAGAAACCAATCACAGCACTCAGTTCTTAGAATTAGCTTCGAAAGCTCTAGTATGGCCAGCATgatggcacttgcctttaatctaggcactcagatctctgagttctaggcacatagtgaatttcaggacaaccagagctacacagtggaccctgtctcaaaacaaaacaacaacaacaaaaaaaaaagaaaaatagcaaaaagCTCTGGTACTAGCCAGAGCCAGGCACCATATGTAGAACTGAAacacagcactcaagaagcacAGGGAAGagaccttgagtttgaggccagcctagactacacagggagactgtcacaaaaataaaatgaatgaataagcaaatgagagaaagagagagaaggaaagctaGCCagcttccagaggtcccaggtccaattcccagaacagacatggcagctaacaactgtctataactccagttccaaagggatctgatgccctcttctggactccacaggcacatatcaggaggcagagacaggtagagagCCGtaaatttgaggttagcctggtctacacagtgagtttcaggccagccagggctatatagtgagactttatctccaaaaataaaataaaataattttttttttttaaattaaaatctaggACCTACAGAAATCCATTTAATCATCACCTCCTGCCACACCAAGAGTATAAGAACCTCAACTGACTTGTATGATAACAAGCAATTAAAAGCATTTTGCAAATGAAGTGCTAAAGAAAAGAATAGACAtaattgttttataaaatgttttcagaGTTCATCATCACCCACTCTCAGGCTCATGAATCCATCTTTTACATCTCTTCATTCCACACCACATATCATGATGATGTAAGAGACTCAACAAACGGAATTTTAGATTGTATCTTTCACTTCAAGGGAGCAAAAAGATTCAGCATTTGGTTCAAACACCAAGGCGGCGGCAAAGCAACGCCCCTATGAAAAAAAACACCTGGAAGGGCATACTAAAAAAACTTACAGTGCAAGTGCTTTTAAGTAAGTAATGCTGTATCTGAACAAAGGAAAGCTTGAGGGTCACAGGAAAATATCTAACAGGCTGCCAGAGCTTTGGGTATTTTATCAATGGCAGGAAATCATTCCCGTTAGACACTTGGGCACTTCAGCTGTAGTATGGCGATGTTGTAAGCTTTCTTGGCAGTACCTCTACCAGAAATACTGGACTCACTTTGCACGAAGTTTGtagtctttcttcttctccagcaACCCCAGCCGTTTTCGAAAGCCAGGCTAGAAGACAAAGGAAAGGAGGCACTTAGTTCTCTTGGGGAATGCATGCTCAGAGCTACATGACACCTGACAGGGACAAGACTGGAGGAGGCAGTAAATCTGTGTCCTTGGAGCCAGCCACTATCCtgttcctccctcctgcccctcactaaGCCCTGCCCTGGGATGAGAGGGCTCGTCCAGCAGCCAGACAGGTCACAAGCACCACCATAACAGGTTTCTTGGCCTATTAAGGACAGAGAGAGGCAACAATGACTCGGCACTAAGCAAGCAGCTGCCAGTTGTACTAAAATTACTACCAACTTAATCCAAGGGCTTATAAAATACTATGAAGGGAAAACATGGTCACAGGAGGCAACTGTGGTGAGGGAGCTAAATTTAGAGTTTCAGACAGGTTCAATCCATGCTTTACCTCTTAACaatctgtgaccttgggcaaataaATCACTTCACTTCTCTGAGCTGCCATTtcctaatataaaataaagacagtAAGACTTGGTAAGACGGTACTTGCCTGCAATCctgacacttgggaggctgagacaggagaattgcaaaggctacatagcaagaccagaaacaattaaaaaggaaggaagggagggagggagggagggagggagggagggagggagggagggagggaggaaggaaggaaggaaggaaggaaggaaggaaggaaggaaggaaggaaggaaggaaggaaggaaggaaggaaggaaggaaggaaggaaggaaggaagggaaaacagtAGAGACAAAACCAAGTACAATGAGaaaggtttttttggttttttgttttgttttgtttattatgtacacagtgttgtttgcatgtatccctgaatgccagaagagggagccagatctcattacagatggctgtgagccaccatgtgggtgctgggaattgaactcaggacctctggaagaacagccagtgctcttaacctgagccatctctccaggcccataaTGAGAAAGTATTATCTCTGATATTCACTTCTATAGCATTTGAGGTTCAGtgaccacatctttttttttttaagatttatttatttattatgtatacagaagagggtatcagatctcattacagatggttgtgagccaccatgtgggtgctgggaattgaactcaggacctctggaagagcagtcggtgctcttaacctctgagccatctctccagcccccagtgaccACATCTTGATATATCCTTCTATATGCGACCATTACTTTGAGTGCTTAATGTCAGGTTAAACTGGTACATGTCTATAATGCAAACCTTGAAAAATGGAAacatgatcaggagttcaaggacagtctaaGCTACATGAGAACTTGTGTacattatgtgtgtgtctatgttagATGCTTTTCTGACTTTTTGCTATGGAGAatagcttttgagacagggtcaatTCATAATCATTCTGCCtatttgaactcctgatcatcctgcctgcacctgcagagtgctggaattagaggtatatgccaccatgcctggcttttattaagtgctgaggattaaacccagaaCCTTTAGCTGCTAGGCAGTaagtattctaccaactgagctacacccccagctctaCGGACATCTTAACATCTCACAATGTATGTACCTACTCTGTCCCAAAGCAACGTGTTATGCTTGTTACATACTCCTAGTTCATCTTTATGACCATTACAAAGAAGTAAAGCATATTCCAGAAGGGAAATGACATTTAGAGAATGTATTTAAGAATGCAGAACCAAGGCAAGcttgtttgcctagcatacaaaAATCCCTAGGTTTAATCTATAAcactacataaaccaggtgtggtggcatacacctgtaacccTTGCACAAAGACCATAGGCAGagtgatcacaagttcaaggtcatcctcagctgcatataCATGAGATATTTACTCTCCAGGAATGTGGCCAGTCTATGCTATTTCAGAATCCACTATCCTCTCTGCTCGGAATGTTTGTTTGGCTTCAGTTTTAGAAGCAGGTTATCATGCAGCTCTggttgacttcaaactcatgacttcctgcctcagcctcccaaaagCTTTGATGATAGATATGTTCCCACCATGTGCTtgacttttacttatttatttacttatttttgagacagggtcccattctatagcccaggttggcctggaactcactatgttacTCAAGGTAGGGTTTGTAATCCTCCTGGCCTTAGCCTGCCAAGTGCCAAGATAATAGATTTGCCAGTCTACCCACCCCTCTGAATAACCTTGACTTCTGAGGCTGCACATTTATGTCTCTACTGAACTTGGGATAATAATTTGGATGGGATTCCTACAGTCACCTTTATCATCTCTTAATCTTTCAAGGGATAACATGACCCAATGAGTAAAATAACAACCCAAGgatggcaagatggttcagaagACAAATGCCTGCCACTgcacctaagtttgattccctaGGGCTAACGtgacggaaggagagaactgacctcccacaagttgtcctctgagctccataaCGACTCCCTGGCATGGTTGCCCAACACTCATACACCCACACCCATACCCATACAAACCAATAAgtaattgtaatttttttaaaaaaacgttaaactgtgtgtggtggcacaagccctcAGAGTACCCTCAGACAAGAGGCAGGGATCTCtttgagttaaggccagcctagtctacacagagttctaggccagccaaggctgtgaaacactgtctcaaaacagactttcctaattattttaaaaattatttttatgagcaGTGGTggtatactcctttaatcccagaagattaactgggaggcagagtttcaggatagcctgatctacaaaaccagttccaggacagccaggtctacctaagagaaaccctgtctcaagagagagagatgtttagtCAAAAAATGGgcctggcaaatggatggaactagaaaatatcatcctgagtgaggtaacccaaacccagaaggacaaacagggtatgtactcactcataagtggatactagatataaagcaaaaaaaacaatcagattgcaacccacagaaccagggaggctacctagcaggggggaccctaggatgactgtggcttagaataagttttggttttactcaatcactgggcaagcctcaatgaaacatttcactattaggataagaatttgtactgtatcaagctgataatagaaaaaaataaataaataaaaatgaggggagaaaaaaaaaaaaaaaacaggcctgagcaatggctcattggttaagagcaccagctgttcttccagaggacctgggttcaattcctagcatccacatggcagctcacaactgtctgtgactctagttccaggggatctgacaccctaaaacatacatgcaggtaaaacaccaatacacataaaataaaaaaaaattttttttaatgtttagacttgttttatgtctgtgtttcatctgcacatatgtatgtgtacaacatgcatgcctggtgccctcagaggtcagaccAAAACATCAAGTCCCCtaaaactgaagttatagatggctgtaagctaccaagtgagtgctgggaaccaaacctgggtcctctgcaagagcagtacgtgctcttacccgctgagccatctctccagcgcccatgatagcttttatttttaatacagcaAAGGGAGATGAACGAACATGGGTATTACAGAGGAAAAGAGACATTACATGTGAAGCAGTTTACACATTTACCTCCTCCACACAATCATCAAGAGCTCCCACTGCATCaggacaaagaaaaatacaaggtcCCAAATTCAGACGTGATTCGGGCATCGCCTTGAAATCCCTTTCTTCTATGGTAACCCAAGTCAACTATTTGCAACTGTGACTTTAGATGTGAAATTCGATCTCTTTAAGCACCAGGTTCctaatttgtaaaatgaaatagcATCTACCTATTAAGGACACTGTGGGATTAGGAGACATTTCTTTTATAGCATGCAGAGCTATTTCTAGGATGCTCAAAAAGTGACCATTTTAAGCAAGATGTACTGTAATCCCAGTCTCAAGGacgatgaagcagaaggatcacaaattgAATCTGAGGTAAGTCTATGCTAAATAGGgagatcttatttaaaaaaaaaaaaacaaaaaaaaacaaaaacaaaaactcacattTGATAGCTTTGCCTTCAAAAGCAAACCGACTTCCAAGTCCAAAACGTTTCAACACAATGTTCTATATACCTCAACCATCCCCAAACATGTTGCACActtgacattttaaatgtcttttattattattattttgttgtgtgtgtatgactgctTTACTTTcagacatgtctgtgtaccactagtgcgcctggtgcccaaggaggccaaaagGGAGCCTCAAAtgcccttgaactggagttacagatggttgtgagctgacatgttcgtgccaggaactgaacctggatcctctaaaaaagcagcaagtgctcttaaccactgagccatctctccagcccccacatctgGTATTTTTAATGTGCCACCTCTTACAAAGTTGactctat harbors:
- the Utp11 gene encoding putative U3 small nucleolar RNA-associated protein 11, giving the protein MAAAFRKAAKSRQREHRERSQPGFRKRLGLLEKKKDYKLRANDYHKKQDFLRALRKKALEKNPDEFYYKMTRAKLQDGVHLIKENKEEVTPEQLKLMRTQDIKYIEMKRVAEAKKIERLKSELHLLDFQGKQQNKHVFFFDTKKEVQQFDIATHLQTAPELVGRVFNRPRIETLQKEKVKGVTPETRLKRIAKERQRQYDCLTQRIEREKKLFVVAQKIQTRKDLMDKTQKVKVKKETVNSPAIYRFQTRRKR